The following proteins come from a genomic window of bacterium:
- a CDS encoding sugar kinase: protein MAATVLGVGETMVRLMPGQGETLESAPAYAVSVGGAESNVCMDLAALGVKTAWVSRLPRNPLGRRIAAVIRSTGVDIDGVVWAAEGRAGVYLVQPAVSPRSGEVHYYRHDSAFTKIDPDSVNWDVLNGVRVIHLTGITPALSPEAHRLVKRVILEGSQRHNMMSFDVNYRAQLWSPTAAREVLEPLVQGLDVVIVSNRDAATVFGERGEPAAVAQALRLRFRCRTLVLTLGAAGAFALDESGAAQQPAYSAEIVDRIGRGDAFTAGFLYGYLQHGTGEGLRYGTALAALKQTYMGDVFYGTLADVEAILHGDAGGLRR from the coding sequence ATGGCTGCGACCGTCCTGGGTGTTGGGGAAACCATGGTGCGTCTCATGCCAGGCCAAGGAGAGACGCTCGAGTCTGCGCCTGCGTATGCGGTATCCGTTGGCGGGGCTGAATCGAATGTCTGCATGGATTTGGCCGCGTTAGGTGTGAAGACGGCTTGGGTGTCACGGCTTCCCAGAAACCCGCTTGGCCGCCGCATTGCAGCTGTCATTCGGAGCACCGGCGTCGACATCGACGGGGTGGTGTGGGCGGCGGAGGGCCGAGCCGGGGTGTATTTGGTACAACCGGCGGTGTCACCACGCTCCGGCGAAGTGCACTACTATCGGCATGATTCGGCATTTACGAAGATCGACCCAGATAGTGTCAACTGGGACGTGCTGAACGGCGTGCGCGTCATCCATCTGACCGGGATCACTCCCGCCTTGAGCCCGGAAGCGCACCGACTGGTGAAACGGGTGATCCTCGAAGGCAGCCAACGCCACAACATGATGTCCTTCGATGTGAACTATCGTGCACAACTCTGGTCGCCGACGGCCGCACGGGAGGTGCTCGAACCGCTCGTGCAGGGCCTCGACGTCGTCATCGTGAGCAATCGCGACGCGGCCACAGTCTTTGGCGAACGGGGCGAACCGGCGGCCGTCGCGCAGGCGCTCCGCCTGCGCTTCCGGTGCCGGACGCTCGTGCTGACGCTGGGTGCCGCGGGAGCTTTCGCCCTGGACGAATCGGGGGCTGCGCAGCAGCCCGCCTATTCCGCCGAGATTGTCGATCGCATTGGGCGAGGGGACGCGTTTACGGCGGGCTTCCTGTACGGCTACCTCCAACACGGCACCGGCGAGGGTCTGCGGTACGGCACCGCGCTCGCGGCGCTGAAGCAGACGTACATGGGAGACGTATTCTACGGCACCCTCGCAGACGTGGAAGCCATCTTGCACGGGGATGCAGGCGGACTTCGCCGCTGA
- a CDS encoding mannitol dehydrogenase family protein, with protein sequence MGIGAMRLSRATLASLPNTVVRPRHDVAQLCTGIVHLGLGAFHRAHQAVYTASVLAEDPRWGILGVSPRHAATRDALAPQDWFYTVATRDESGERLEVIGALTGVLVLPEDPRGLIARMAMPDVRVVTVTVTERGYCRAAASGDLDETDATIRHDLATPGAPRSMPGVLVAALRARRTDSVAPFTLLSCDNLPANGATLRRVLLQYASLTDRDLACWIEEHVAFPSSMVDRIVPPTTSADRARVTAALGVEDAWPVITEPFTQWVVEDRFPGGRPAWETAGATMVADVRPWEEMKLRLLNGSHSSIAYLGQLAGWPTVDVAIRDPALAGHIRALMAEIAPTLSLPPGVDLAGYRDTLMRRFANHELQHLTARIAEDGTQKLPQRLLAPARALLAEGHPPVHIALAVAAWIRFCQGRADGGSALPLHDPRADQVRALAASSSDPEMQVRATLGLPDLGALDLGARDDFVALVAAAVRHLAERGVRNTLRSWPDRTGT encoded by the coding sequence ATGGGTATCGGTGCGATGCGATTGTCACGCGCGACGCTGGCTTCCTTGCCGAACACCGTGGTACGGCCTCGTCATGATGTTGCGCAGCTGTGCACCGGCATCGTTCATCTTGGTCTTGGCGCCTTCCACCGTGCCCACCAGGCAGTCTACACAGCGTCCGTGTTGGCCGAAGATCCCCGCTGGGGCATTCTCGGGGTGAGCCCCCGCCACGCCGCCACACGCGACGCGCTGGCGCCGCAGGACTGGTTCTATACCGTCGCGACGCGGGACGAATCGGGCGAACGGCTTGAAGTGATTGGCGCACTCACCGGCGTGCTCGTCCTGCCCGAGGATCCGCGCGGGCTGATTGCGCGCATGGCCATGCCCGACGTGCGTGTCGTCACCGTCACGGTGACGGAGAGGGGTTACTGTCGTGCCGCGGCGAGCGGCGACCTCGACGAGACCGACGCCACGATTCGCCACGACCTCGCCACCCCGGGCGCACCGCGCAGCATGCCGGGGGTGTTAGTGGCGGCGCTCCGTGCCCGCCGTACGGACAGCGTTGCGCCTTTCACTCTGCTTTCCTGCGACAATCTCCCTGCCAACGGGGCGACCTTGCGCCGCGTCCTGCTCCAGTACGCAAGTCTCACAGACCGCGACCTGGCATGCTGGATCGAGGAGCACGTCGCGTTTCCCTCTTCCATGGTGGACCGGATCGTGCCCCCCACCACGTCGGCCGATCGCGCGCGGGTGACCGCTGCGCTCGGTGTCGAGGACGCGTGGCCGGTCATCACCGAGCCGTTCACGCAATGGGTCGTGGAAGACCGGTTCCCTGGGGGGCGTCCGGCCTGGGAAACGGCCGGCGCCACGATGGTCGCGGATGTGCGCCCCTGGGAAGAAATGAAGCTGCGCCTGCTGAACGGGAGTCACTCGAGCATCGCCTATCTTGGGCAACTGGCGGGTTGGCCAACGGTCGATGTGGCCATTCGAGACCCGGCGCTCGCCGGGCACATCCGAGCGTTGATGGCGGAGATCGCGCCCACGCTGTCGTTGCCTCCCGGTGTTGATCTCGCCGGGTATCGCGACACACTGATGCGCCGTTTTGCCAACCACGAGCTCCAGCACCTGACCGCGCGCATTGCCGAGGACGGCACGCAGAAGTTGCCACAGCGGCTGCTCGCGCCGGCGCGCGCGCTTCTTGCCGAGGGGCACCCTCCCGTGCATATCGCACTTGCCGTCGCCGCCTGGATCCGTTTCTGTCAGGGGCGGGCGGATGGCGGCAGCGCGCTGCCGCTCCATGACCCGCGCGCCGACCAGGTGCGCGCGCTGGCCGCGAGTTCTTCGGATCCCGAGATGCAGGTGCGCGCAACGCTCGGTCTTCCCGATCTTGGAGCGCTGGACCTCGGTGCGCGCGATGACTTCGTCGCGTTGGTTGCCGCTGCGGTGCGTCACTTGGCCGAGCGTGGAGTGCGGAACACGCTGCGGAGCTGGCCAGACCGGACCGGCACATGA